A region of the Triplophysa rosa linkage group LG5, Trosa_1v2, whole genome shotgun sequence genome:
tttgactcatttccgagtgaaatggaatttctaatgaaaaaaatagtggccgtggctttcgtctttctctgcgatttgattggatgaataaaaacagccgttgcattttgaaatggaactgaacagttgaaggggaggagttactGGATGCTCCGCCCCATCCgtctaacatacatcatttaagatggatagtcattacggAAGGAAATGCATTtccagattttaactaaagattatgagggcacacaaatttttaaaagaaaatgacccacattgataaactatttacaataaacgctgcaatatttcatgaaataggcattgtaatttttaattgcATTGAGACTTTAAGTGCCCTAATGTCTATTTAAAATTCAGCTCACGTTATTTAGTCAATTTGATCAAAAATTGTATTTGATggttaaaagttgtttttatccttttcttGCAGTATTGAGTATCAGAGGAGCTCAAGAGGAGGAGCCACCAGATGCTCAACTCATGCGCTTGGACAACATGCTGCTAGCTGAGGGCGTGTCTGGACCTGAGAAAGGGGGCGGGTCTGCCGCAGCTGCGGCCGCAGCCGCTGCGGCGGGTGGGGCCGGGGCAGATAACTCGGCCGAACACTCCGACTaccgggccaagctgtcccagATCCGTCAGATCTACCACACAGAATTAGAGAAGTATGAGCAGGTGAGAGAACAGATGCTGAGTCTGGACTTCATGGCAGTCACTCACAACACCACAAAAGACGTGTGTATTCTAGAACTGACCTGTGTAAACTGAAACGTTTTAAAACTGTAAGACTTGGCACTTAAGATTGTAGCAAAATTGTAACAGCATAAACAGACTGTCCTTATGTGACTCGTTTGATCTCGAGATACAAGAGCAGGAGGACACCTCCTGTTGATGTGTTTATATGCACAGCGACTGAACCATGTGCGGCCCTTCTGTGCATCTTCAGGCGTGTAACGAGTTCACCACCCATGTAATGAACCTGCTGAGAGAGCAGTCTCGCACCCGGCCCATCTCGCCCAAAGAGATCGAGCGCATGGTGAATATAATCCACCGCAAGTTCAGCTCCATCCAGATGCAGCTCAAACAGAGCACCTGCGAGGCCGTCATGATCCTACGCTCACGCTTCCTAGACGCCAGGTCTGTACACGTTTGAGTGTATCaaagtatgttcattttcaTAGGTAACATGAAGTGAACAACTGTTAcaatataaaaagacaaaacaaggttAAAGTGTGAAGGCTTAGCTCTTTCTTTTCTTATCCTTTCTTTGAccttttctttctgtctctgaCTTCATTTCAATTAGACGAAAAAGGAGAAACTTCAATAAGCAGGCCACAGAGATCCTGAACGAATATTTCTACTCGCACCTCAGTAACCCGTATCCCAGCGAGGAGGCCAAGGAAGAGCTGGCAAAGAAATGCTCCATTACAGTGTCACAGGTGAGAcgctttttctttttacatgcGGTTTAGGGCAGGATTTTCAAATATTAAATGCACCCTGATAATATCCCAATGTGAAAACATTAATGAATGGCATGACACTCTTAAATTTCATCGTACAGTTGTGCAGTGACAACAAagctgttctattctattcggTTCTGTGAACAATTGTGACCAAAACACAGGGTACAAAGTATGAAATTCTCTTATGGTGACACAAATATGTTTATGTCCAGCACACACTGAGAGTTTGTTTAGATACTGTAATCATTATAAAATGGTTCAAGGTACaaatgtttacctcatttgtaagtcgcttttgatATGACTAAATGGAAATGTCATTTAAAGCCTTGcacttttctttctgttttatacctcattttatTTGTCTGCTCAGGTATCCAACTGGTTTGGAAACAAGAGGATCAGATACAAGAAAAACATCGGCAAATTCCAAGAAGAAGCCAATATGTACGCTGCCAAAACCGCAGCAACCGCAACCAGCGTCTCCACCCACGGCAGTCAAGCCAACTCGCCTTCTACACCAAATTCAGCCGGTGAGTGTTGTGCTAAAACTATCCCATCCCAACAGTTTGTGAACACTACTgattcaaaagtttaggatgaCTTATTTATTCcttattcatattttactaGATTGTACAATAATAcaaaactcatcaaaacaataatgtgatgatgttgtgactaaagaaaatcaaaacaaatctaTATTTTAGTGTCTTCAGAATAGCTACCATTTGCCTTGAATTtgcagaattgtcattttatcaaTCAGTTTCTtcaggtctcaccctgagatgcttgTTAAACATTACTGAAGTAGTTCCCAGTAGAGGTCTTCACGGGTCCAAAAATGTGGACCCGAACCCAAAGAGGCCTGTGATTGTGCTACACAGACCCGACCCGGACCCGTCCAATATTTTGAAAGTTGGACCCGAACCCATTAAGACCCGAGAAATGCCATAAATTTTCTACCCGGACCCGACGCGGACACGACTATTATTAGACCCGAACCCGGCCGGAAAGACACAGACCCTGGACCCGACTGGACCCGATCAGCACAAATTCCACAGCAAATTGTTGTTAAGTCTATAAACAAGttgcacaaatatttttttttgtcttacCTACTACTCCCTTGCACCGGATTGCGATGCAATCCTCATTGCTAATGTGGTATCCATGTTATTCCTTTCTTGCCGATTGAACGAACATGCTCAACTCTTTCCCCGCCATTGACAAGTTATCTAGTCATTTAAAGgaggggtgtccgatttccagattacgcttgtttagacaaagtcgggccgagtaccaaaacaaccttgtagccaatcagcagtaaggtgtacagtgcacaggatggacattagtcgagccgagcgctgacgaaagatgggggtaggggtgtgtctgttttggtgatttgaataTCAACATtactaagagaaatcggacaccccgcctttaaaatGCAACGATTCCCTGCCAAAGACGAATTATTACAGCAATCGGTgtttgtactgttgtacagCAGGTGGCGTTGTTACACACCTTTGGAAAACGTGTATATTTAATCTGTTTTTTGGGGGtaaatattttatctgtttttaatcatCTAATCTGGGCAGAgcctttgataaaaaaaaattctaattaTCTAAgctttttaatcaaaatgatgCATTTTTGAAGAAACCTTCCCACATTTACTAGGtgatcaaaaacaacaaatgaagATAGAAGAATACGGCAGACTCTGTTCTTTCATTTGGTATATTGTTTGTCCATATAttcattacagaaaatgtactgtGAGCCATCAAagtttagtgaaaatgtaaaaaaaaatgatggcGCTGACTGGCAACTTAAAAAAGGGCTTCAAAAGACGTTAGCAGCATTACTTTGTTATTATCTATGTGCTCTGAGCCGAGTCTGAACAACaatttaagatataacaagatgCTTCATTTATAtcaactagggctgtgtattggcaagtgcctcccgatacgatacatatcacgatagatgggtcacgatataatatattgctatgtatttcgatacgatacacatttgcgatatattgcaatactttaaatagaaaatgtaaaaagtagagctagaaatacaacatgctgtgcaccactgggggttttctgtaaggataagtgtaaaaacatcccttacctctgcagagtggccatgatgtgcgatgcatggacctttagatcagaggtttgggttctcaaactgtggattgcgcccctcaagtgggtagcacaggggaataaggtggctcacgcaagtcacttggctgttgtggtgcattacagttaaaacaatgaacatgggcactGGCAGtgtaaaacccctggttcatctgTGCTGTAAATGCCCTGGTGTCACAtctgtgaaagcacaataaatgtcattgttacttttcttaataaactttttgtctattgcactgcagtagccaagcgacttgtgtcatgacttatgaagcctacaaacagcattattttatataactcattactccattacttattttgaaaatcaAAGCACACctacacatcagctctgagagctccaagtgttcttatatttttcgccatgctcgcttccacttacttttggccatatgtatatgacatgatttaaaaaaatatagatagtagaggtatcactatcgaaaaaaaaaagattgcgatagttacatgtatcgatatttttgcacagccttCATATCAATATAAACATGGAATGGGATAAGTTGCAATGCGCGCGATGGTGGAATAAGTCCCGCCTTCTAAATAAAAGAGCCACTCGTCAATTGTTAAAGTCACTTTGTCATTGCTGAAGCTCCGGTTGCCATAGAAACATGACGTGCACATGTGCGTTAACTTGCCTGCCCAGGAGCAACCTCAGCTCGCTCGTTTTTTTCACCTAATTTTACCAgttgaaaataaataacaaaacacaaacggTGCTGAATTTTAATGGACTCgggtattacacaaaatattaaatagaCCCCGGACCCGAATTAATAGGATTTGGACCCGACCTGGACCCGGCTAACCAGTTAAAATATAGACCCGAACCCGGGTCCTCCATGAAGACCTCTAGTTCCCATCTATGCTGGGCTCCTCTTAGCTGCCTGCTTCCTCATTTTTTAGTCCAAATCATCTAACACATCtaacagaaaaactgattttgaaatggtctcttcaaaatttcttcaaAGTTTCCTCGGCTGTATATATGATGCTCAAGAAAGAAACATAATGCATCAAGAGTtggggtgtgtaaacttttttGAATTGGAGGCTAAATTGTACTTATTTTGTCTTCTGGGAAACATGTGGTTATACATGTGAAGGGCAgtactaaatgaaaaaatatcatctataaacaaaataaaaattctttacACGTAATCCTGCTTAAACATTTTCACCCCCCTTCTCTGAATGCTGAATctgaatctgttttttttttggaattGCAAGATTTATACTCGCAGTTGCAAGTTATGAAATCAGAATTGCATGAAAAACTCACAATTGCGAAATCTCGCAATTTTGAAATTTTTATAGTGATTTTATTTCATGCAATTTTGACTTCATAACAATTCTGGGTTTTTTTCTCAAACTCGCAATTGTGAGAAAAAGTCAGAACTGTGAGATAAAAGATCTGTGAGATAAAAGGTTCTAAACAACATTACCCAAACAAATTACTTAAACAATGGACTCACAAACAACTatcacaaaacatgaaaacagtcgTTGATCATTCAGGTTACCACAGACATTAAAGATTCAAtggtatgtacatttttttaatgtggcaCTTTGTATAAATTCACTCAGTTTGTGTTATGGAGTATATGTAAACTTCTATTGCCTGAAATAGCTTATTCAGAACagtatataaaattaatatgcgATTATCTAAGAACCCAGATccctcttatttttttattattccaaTTTTGCATATGAAACCTATGAGCAGAACTGTAGTTTAGGATGCTTTTGCAGATCGTCAGAGTCAGAGAATCACTGATTGCTGTTTACATTAATTGCCCATTACAGTTAATATAaggtttaaatgaaataaataccattaaaattcaaaaaatcactttggtaatctaaaatGCTTTTCAGATataactgtaatttgattaccaccATTTAAAtagtaactgtaatgaaatgcagttactcaaattttgtattttacttGGTTACTCCCCAGCCCTGCACACAAATGACACGAATTGCAGTCGTTGCAAATCACTTCTGTAGCTGGACTTTGAGTAGCCACACTGCAATTCAActcatgtgatgtgtgtgttattCACCATATAAAACTGAGTGTAGGGAAATGAGTCACGTGTTGCCAAGGTAACACTTTAAATGCCCCACAGTTTGCCTACCTTTACCTTTAATGCACTCCTTTTACTATAGTTTTCCTTAATCCTTCCCAGTAAGAGACCTTCATAGAACATCTCTCCACTGTTCTTAACCTATATTAGCAACTTGGCTTGCAGCGTAGCTCACATAACAAGCGGTTGCTGTTCTTTCTTTTAACCATCAAAAAATCACCACTTACTCATCAGTTCCCTCTTGCCACGTTTTTCTTGTGTGTTGCAATATTACTAAACAGTTATTGGGCTAAAATGAGGTGTAAATGCACCTAAGGTTGCCAGCCTGCTCGGCCGATGTTGACTAGCTAGCTGACCTCACGGATGTCATTATGACTAGATGGTCAAGCCTTTTGTCCTATAGCCTTGAAATGATTAGAGGTCCATGTACATTTGATTAGTGCCCTGCAGCGTTTTAAGAGGAAATTAAGTTAAGCCCTGTTCTCTCTTAAACATCTGGGGAGTTCTCATCCATTAAAAGACAAATGGCATTCTTTGATTCCTTATGTGACTCAATTAGCACGTCGTAAATG
Encoded here:
- the pbx1a gene encoding pre-B-cell leukemia homeobox 1a isoform X2, producing the protein MDDQPRLMHSSHGVGMAGHPGLAQHMQDGTGGDADGRKQDIGDILQQIMTITDQSLDEAQARKHALNCHRMKPALFNVLCEIKEKTVLSIRGAQEEEPPDAQLMRLDNMLLAEGVSGPEKGGGSAAAAAAAAAAGGAGADNSAEHSDYRAKLSQIRQIYHTELEKYEQACNEFTTHVMNLLREQSRTRPISPKEIERMVNIIHRKFSSIQMQLKQSTCEAVMILRSRFLDARRKRRNFNKQATEILNEYFYSHLSNPYPSEEAKEELAKKCSITVSQVSNWFGNKRIRYKKNIGKFQEEANMYAAKTAATATSVSTHGSQANSPSTPNSAGGYSSPCYQSDRRIQ
- the pbx1a gene encoding pre-B-cell leukemia homeobox 1a isoform X1, producing the protein MDDQPRLMHSSHGVGMAGHPGLAQHMQDGTGGDADGRKQDIGDILQQIMTITDQSLDEAQARKHALNCHRMKPALFNVLCEIKEKTVLSIRGAQEEEPPDAQLMRLDNMLLAEGVSGPEKGGGSAAAAAAAAAAGGAGADNSAEHSDYRAKLSQIRQIYHTELEKYEQACNEFTTHVMNLLREQSRTRPISPKEIERMVNIIHRKFSSIQMQLKQSTCEAVMILRSRFLDARRKRRNFNKQATEILNEYFYSHLSNPYPSEEAKEELAKKCSITVSQVSNWFGNKRIRYKKNIGKFQEEANMYAAKTAATATSVSTHGSQANSPSTPNSAGSAGSFNMNSGDLFMSVQSLNGDSYQGAQVGANVQSQVDTLRHVISQTGGYSESLAASQIYSPQGINANGGWQDAPTPSSVTSPTEGPGSVHSDTSN